ctttccctttccttcctattcattcCTTTCATAActatcccatcctatcccttcccttccttacccttatctcctcttccctttcctccccttcccttcccttcccttcccctccctgcagcCCTGATGGTGTTCTCGCTGCCCACGGAGTCCGGAGAGAAGATCGGGCTGGGCATCAACTCCATGTTAGCGATGATGGTGTTCCTCATGGCCATGACGGAGAAGCTGCCGCCCACTGCCATACTTCCTCTGGCAGGTGTGtaggggtgatggggtgttggaggggggggtatgtgtgggtGATGGAGGGTATGtggatggtggtgggtggggatTTCGGGTTTAGGGGGGGTAGGCTATGGGGATTTGAGgatgtttatttcttttgtttgtttgtttgtttgtgtgtgtgtttggcattaGTAACAAACAATtttttagggatttttttttcttatttattgatCGATATTTTTGTAGGTAATGAAGAGAAAAcgatattataattattatttgttattattattattactattattatatttttgttattattactactgctacaataactactactactactactactactactactactactactactactactactactactactaacaccagcaccaccactacctcttacACTAATGCTACTggtgtgcatgagagagagagagagagagagagagagagatgtttattCAGCTTAACTAACTAGCTCTCCCCCAACAAAATCATTAGGCTCATTCTTCCCTCTCTGAGATATACTCCGCTAACTTCCATGAATTCGCAGGTATTTTTCTCACTCCCTTACTTCACCTTTTCCGTGTCCAGTTAACATAAATCTCCGCTAAGTGATTGCATTGGTTAGGGAGCATTAGAAATCTTacttgcgcgtgtgtgtgtgtgtgtgtgtgtgtgtgtgtgtgtgtgtgttttgatgtcGTGAGAGTTTTCTaatatgcatacacacacacacacacacacacacacacacacacacactcacacacacacacacacacacacgtacacacacaagcCGTAATTTtcgcttctattcctcctcctcatctcctcctcctcctcctcctcctcctcctcctcctcctctttctctcctttcccttccccttctcacaaATACACCtggctctttttcttcctctttctcctccttgtttttcctcttcctgccttctcAACGCATATATTTACTatcttcgctttcttcttcctattccttctttttttttcttctttttttcttttttttttctttttttttacctctcttccATGCACAACTACCTCATTCTCTAATTTTcgatcttctttatcctcctcctcttcctcaccaccaccaccaccaccatcatatacCACACCTGCCTCTTCTCCACGCAGGTGTGTACTACGGCGCCTGTATCTCTATGATCACCATGAACATCTGCTTCAGCGTGTTCGTCATCAACCTCAACGTTATGGGCATGCGCGGTTACCAGGTGCCCCACTTAGTCAGGTGAggaagggggtgggtgggttgaagGGCCAGGGACACTTCTTCAGGTAATGGCCAGGTACACTTTAGTTCAGGGGTTAGTATACACACTTCAGGaggtcccttcccatcccttcatttccgtttccattcctttcccttctcttttctttcctttcctttcttttcctctctcttcccttcccttcctttactttactttctcttcctttcccttcatttgcctgtcttgccctttccttcctttcattttccttcctttcacctctctccctttccttgtctttcccttcccttcccttctcttcttttcacatctctctctttccttatccttcccttcccttttcttccatttcgttcccttcccatcccttattccatccatttcccttcccttcccttccttcctcttccctttaattcATCAAGTAATTGGCAGGGAGCTACACTTCTTCAGGTAATGCGCAGGTATACACTTCACCTGGTTACCTTATTGATAAAACCTCACCTGTTTACTTCACTAATTCAGTTACCAGATGACCTCATTAATAAACTTCATCACATAATGGACAGCTATACACTTCATTAGGTAAGGCATACACTTCAAATAGTTACCTGATGAAgcgttcgttttctttctcgcgGTTACCTATTTAAAAAGCTTGCTAACTCCATTCCCGTTTTCTGTTGCAGGGTTTTCACGTTGTTTGTGGCGCGCACGATCATGGTCAGGATACCGAAGGTGGTGAAGGCGGCCTGGGAGCTGGACGTAAGTAAAATCCACTCCCTCCAAAACTgtactctctcccctccccctacactatactcttgtcttttccttccccttcccctacacttactcttgtcttttccttcccctccccctacaGGGCCTACACTATACTCTTACTGTTTTCTATCCCCTCCCCCTACACTATACTCctgctccattttcttctccccccccccccccaacttgTACCTTTTCTTCTAATCCACTTCCTCTGCTTGGTACACCCTtaatacctaaccttacctaattaagaaagacagaaaaaggcgAGTTGTTTAAGTATGATAGTCaccccctttcatctctcttcttttccatgctctctctttcatttgtttccttttctttctttcctagttTTTCTTTTAGTCATGTCCttaaatttctttccttttatctcctttcttcccttgggttttttttctctccatatcctctctttcattcatttcctctcctttctctccctttcctctctcctttatttcctctccttcctctcccattcctcctctctttcgtttcctctcctttatctcccattcctctctccttcgtttcctctcctttctctcccattcctctctccttcgtttcctctcctttctctcccattcctctctccttcgtttcctctcctttctctcccattcctctctccttcatttcctctcctttctctcccagtCCTCCATGTTCCTTTCTTTACTCACTCGTCACACCCCCaactccccttcttccacccaaCTCACAAAGCATTAATTACCGACAGAACAACCGCATCATTTTACTTCCTCACTCTTTACTCATCCCCTATATTCCTTTCTTCACTATATCCCCACATCCACTACTCTCCTTCACCGCCTCACAAACCGCTCTCTAACCCGCAGGAGAACAACCGCATCATCACGCCCGTTGAGAACCTGCAGCAGAAGATGGACAAGGGCAGCAAGGTGAAGCTGTTCAACGTGAAGCCCTCCATGCCGCCCAAGATGAAGATGTCCCCGGAGGTCATGCTGGGGATGGACCTGGACAATAACGTGGGCATCGCCGATATCAAAGGTGAGAGGCGGATTCTTTGAGACGACTTAGATAGGTtgaagaggttaataaaagaaagaaagagtgaatgaatgaaagaggttAAAGGTCCATATTCAGACATACCCACCGTGGTTAAGACTTTTCATAGAGGTTGTATAAGGGGCCAGTGAGGTGCTCGCATTAAAGGTGAAGAGACAGGTCTATGCCAGGATTCTTAAGGTTTAACTATATATTTCTTCTCATTGATTGAAACtactcacaaaaaaaaagactggttGCTTCTCTGCGGCCGCTTCTAGTTGCTCATCCCTCGACCCCGAAACACTGCAACAACGAGCATCAAAAGAATGTAAACACTGCGTGGTGAGGCTGCTGGCTAATATTTCATGCTCAAAAATGTCCCCTGGCCGGCCTATGTGTCCAATTCCGCGTACAGGTTACAATATAGTGGTCCCTTCCTTCCGTGATCATAATCCAGTAACTTGTCGTGGGAGGGTCAGTGAATAATCTTCCCTTCATGCTCAAAATTGTCTTCTGGGTAACAGAGTTCATTTCATGGCGGGTCACTTGTCCACCCCCTCGCACAGGTTACAATAAAGTGGTCCCTCCCTTCCGTGATTCTTTCCCAGTCACCTGGCTTGGGAGGGTCAGTGGACAGCCCTCGCCGGCCTCGTGTTTGCATCCCCAGCTGGCAGTTGCTCCCCACCCAGTTTTTCCAGAGACTCACTCATATCTAGGCTTCCTAACCCTGTCCCGTGCTCATGAGGTGCTTGGTGAGTGGCCAAGCCCTTCCGGCCACGTCCCGCCACTCAACCCCCGCCCACGTGTCCACAGACCCGTTCCAGCGGCGCACCGTGCTCGCCCTGGAGTCCATCAACAGGATCTTGACGCGCGAGGCGGAGGAGCGGGGCGAGACCACCAGGAAGCAGAACCTGGTGGACGAGTGGAAGTTTGTGTCCCGCGTGCTGGACCGGACGCTGTTCATTACCTTCACCACCGCGGCCATCATCTTCAACCTGACCATCCTCACCTCGTCGCCCTTCAGGGAACGATTCAGCTACTGCCCCATCGATGACTGTGAAGACCTGACCATGGAGGAGATCATGGACCTCACCGCCAACTCGGCCTCCAAGCATCACTTCAGTGGCGCGGCCCCGACCGGTGTTACCGAGGAAGAGTCCCCGGCCGCCGCCCACCTGCAGGGCGGCCCTGACGACATAGTGGCCCTGCCGGAGGAGCACGGCCTGGGCCCGGTTGGATTAAAGCCGTCCCAGAAGCACCAACGTCCCCCGCCGCTGCAGCGCGGTTGGAGGGAGCCCGCCGAGCCCTGGGACGAGAATGTGTATACGGCGACCCCGGGGCCGGAGTACCTGGGCTATGAACGGCAGCTACCGACACTCCCGCAGGCACAGCCGTCCCCACGGGGCACGTCCACCAGGGACGGCGGCAGGCGAGGCTAATGCTGGTAGCAGCCTCTCGCCGCCTTGGCGGGAGCAGGAGGCTGCATGAAAATATTGCACGCTCACTAGCCAAtacttgcatgtgtgtgtatatCGTACATTTTCTCAGCTGCATTTTTAAAGTGGCAGTCAAATTTTAACAAAATATTTGTTCATCTTGAATTACTTTGAGGTACGTGAGCAGGGCACAGGAAACACAAGGTTGGCTCCTCCACAAAGTCGCCTCGGTTGCGgctggccgccgccgccacacgccGGCCGGGGCTGCGGCACCCCGGCACACCGACCCTGAGGTTGTTAAACTGTTCCTTCATGACGCGTCGTCTGATACCAGCACTGTCAGCAGGCCTCAGCTGGCTGTTGTCAGCTGCCATCTCACTATTCTTGTTGTAGTGGCTCTGCTGTGTAGCACTAAGCTTTGCTTCACCTCAACCCTGAAGGCATTCGTGTGCTCTTCTTCCCGGGCATTGCATCATGCAGGAAACATTTATAAACAGCGTCTCCTTGCAGCACCTCACGCACCATTCTCTTTATACGAGGACGTGTATGAAGATGTTTGTGGAACTGTGCCATGTCGAAGCACTCACCGCACGCTCACCTTCGTCACCTGCACCGCGTCCACTTAGGCACCTTCCCTCCGCCCCCTCAGTGCCGCCGCGACCTCCCCCTCCCATGCCACGCAGCCTCACCACGCCACACTCTGATGCACAGCTCTTGCCCTCTCCGTCACCCTTTCACGCACCGCACCTCTGCACCGCCCCGCCTCCGTGGCTTGTGTTTTCTGAGAGCAGCAACGGGCGTGACAGCATGCGGCGCGTCCATCACCTCTTAGTTGACTGATTGCTTGGTTCGTTGATCGATTGATTTTTTTCGAAGTTTTCTTAGGGAAGAGCAGAGCATTCCATATCCTTATCCTTCGGTAGCCgtctgataataaaaaaaaaaaatagttgaaccTTTTACacgcaagtaaaaaaaaaaaaaaatcagtaaaccTGTTCATTGATTTTTATTTTAGCAGAATGTTCACCGGCCTCTTGGTTCTTTTCAGTTACAGGTTTCATTCTTGAGAACATTTGTCGCGGCTTTAAGCGGCAATACGTATCTGGTATCATTGTTTTTACCAGTGCTTTGGTTCTTCTAATGCAAGCGTGCTTTCACCGGGGAGATTTCTATACCAAACCAATTTATCGAAGAAGGAATAATTACTGTTTTATCTGATGTTGCTAATGTAACTGATTCCTTGGTTCTTTTTTCAAACATACAATCTTCTGAACAACTGTCGTGGCCCcagaggcaaacacacacacacacacacacacacacacacacacacacacacacacacacacacacacacacacctggccatgTTTCTGCCTCGGGTCATTTATTTTGTACTCATATTGTAGCAGAACAAATAAGTCGAGGTCAGATCCGAGAACCCACACCCGGACTTGGGGCAAcattcttaacctggtagcagcgacgggccaaatttgtggctgtaccgtgtagcagcgatgggccaaatttctgccatgatataaacctcccaaaatagattatgcataaactgatcacacatgcgttgatatatattatgaaatggtttccgtgagtgatgattctttttcattattttacttagaggggcctttaacctaacctagcctaacctaacctaacctaacctaacctaagaaacattacccccgcagctactgggtaaAACATTCCGGCTCCGAAGCACACATACTTGACATGGGTTTTGTAGGAGTTTGGGggaattccaggggtagttttatgaccctggtggtagtttgacccttcttaagtaccgtgaacctaaattaACACTTATGagaacgttatttttttttacaacaaaggagacagctcaagggcacaaaaagagaaacaataataaaaaaaaagcccgctactcgctgctcctaaaaagaatccaacgaggtggccgaaagatggggtcaatttcgggaggagaggtgtcctgatctaTTTGGCCTTTGGAGATATTTGTTTGAGGTACTGAAGCGTCTGACTACCGGCCCTTAACTCACACTCAGGTACACAGTTTAACATACCCAGCCGCTTaattaaccctatccgatccgaaGGGGGACAAGTCTGGCCTCCCCTCAGTGACTTCAATCAAAACgatacaccttttttttcttatcaactcCAGAAGAAAAACAGTCATacagaaaaacgcagaaaatacccaAGATTATCGTGTGATATAAATAAAAAGCATatggctggtattataagacattttcgcttctcacatcaactatttctaaaggtcaaagagggggtgagtcgggttccagtgagtgtttccttaggttcacagtacagaagaagggtcaaactaccaccagggtcataaaagtacccctggaaatctCCCAAACTCCaaaaacgaaagccttgtcaaatatgtgaacttgggcgacgaaatgtttagtaatatgacCCTATGAATCCTCCTTAAGTGGACTCGGGGCTCAAGAACTTCCTTTGTTACTTTGCATTCCAATTCCATGTACTCGAGGAAGCCTTTGGAGCGTGACTTATAGACTGAGCTCCCTCTTTTAATGTACTTGTTCGCTTTATTGGACCCATTGCTTAAGACTTTCCTTCGTACTTCTAATATTTGGAGTGCATGTACTTGATAAAATAGCATGACCTTTAACGTGTGACTCATCGAGATAGAGGTGAAGAGGGGTAAGGGACGTTCTCAAAGCAgcatgccgagagagagagagagagagagagagagagagagagagagagagagagcacttcatTCCTAAAACTCAGCCTCTCCTatccccgtcctcctcttcctccttctcctaccccgCCAcagccttcccctctcctccttttttacccCACTACAGCcttctcctctcctacctcctcctcctcctcctcgcacacacacacaccatcgtatCTTTATATGATTAGCAGTTAACCTCATTTCCCAAGCCTTGATAGTCGATTCACCCTCAGCGCCGGTAGTTTGGTCTAATTCTGTAGTATACCGCAAATGacgcagcccccccccccacccctcgctctgcctctccattctctccttgctcctccaccctctcttcccccctccaccctctctttcccctctccatcctcccttccttctgcctcccttccaccctttcttctcctctcccttccatccctctctcagcCCCTCCGCCAGCTAACACACAGCGGAGGAGCTTATCACTGTACGACGTCTAACCACATGTCTTTAGTCTACTTCTGGCCGTTCTCGAGGCTCCACTGTACACGTTTGGGAGTAAATGAGGCACCAGTACACTCGTTTCTTATGCCTGaggttgctgtttttttctttctttgattccCCTCCTACCGAATctgaccctcttcctctcctcgtatCTGAATCTGACCCTCTTCTCTTAGCTGAATATTTGCTTACCTAGTGATTACCTGGTGATTGCTTAAGAGGCAAGGGAGCTAGTACTCTTCTCTTAAGGTCGCTAACATGCCGATCATAGATATTTTCAAATGCGTTTACTCCTCCACTCTTGATGACCCCTTCCGGCAGTGTGTTCCAGGtgcaggagaaaaaaacaaattcgTCTAATGGGGTTTACCGGCTTCAGTGTGTGGCCCTGTAGGTGTGTGTGCCGGGGGGCGAGTTTCAGGAGGTCTTCGTTCCCTCCCTACCTTGTCGAATctgaagcccgtattcttaaacacttcgctgcccaagtacatgtattggacaaggctttcgtaggatttgtgggcatttccaggggtagttttatggcccagttggtagtttgaaccttcctctgtaccatgaacctaaaaaaacactcctaagaacccgattaatctccttttcggcctaagGAAAGCGTTGATGTGGGAAGAGTGTGTTTAAAAATACATACATGACCCTCTCCTTCATAGTTACCCCCTTCATCTTATTTCTCTCCACGACGAGTCTCATTTTCTGTGGTTTGCTTCTCGTTTTAAGAGGTGTAACTGAGGAATTTAAGATTTCTCCCACTCTTTTAACCCTCTCCCAGCTGTGTATTAATCCAGGTTTGTCTTTAAATTAGTCCGCATGGTTttcccgttctcttccttctcttcacaacGAGCCCATTTTCTTTGATTCTCTTCTCGTTTTGAGGCGTAACTGCTGGATTTTAGGTCTTCATCCTCcgctccccctttcctcctcccctttttatttctttacgttCGTCATTAAAATAATCTGCATGGCTCTcccgttcttttctttattccttagtGACTCCATTTTCTTTGATGGGATCTTGTTTTAAGAGGCGTGACTAAGGATTTTGTCTTCTTGCTTCTCCCCTAGTTCACCTTTTATTTCTTCAGGTTTGTCTTTAAAATATTCTGCATGGCTTTcccgttctcttcttctcttcacaaCGAGCCCATTTTCTTTGATTCGCTTCTCGTTTTGAGGCGTAACTGCTAGATTTTAGGTCTTCATCCTCcgctccccctttcctcctccccctttttatttctttacgctCGTCATTAAAATAATCTGCATGGCTCTCCcgttcttttctttactccttaGTGACTCCATTTTCTTTGATGGGATCTTGTTTTAAGAGGCGTGACTAAGGATTTTGTCTTCATGCTTCACCTTTTATTTCTTCAGGTTTGTCTTTAAAATATTCTGCATggctctctcgttttcttctcttcttagcAGCTCCATTTTCTGTGATTCGCTTCTCGCAACAAGAGGGGTAACTATTGGATTTTTAGTTTCGTTTACTCGCTGTGCATCATTTGTCTTGAAATTAACACGGTCCTCCACAGCACACCACCACGTCCTgctctactcttctctcttctcctttgtttgATTAGTTTCTCGTACTTGGACGCATAACCGTTAATTTTAAGTCTCCTCCCTCGCTGTGTTGTAATCTCCTTTGAACTGATATATATGCCGTGTGTTAACTATCCCGAACTCCTTAATAATCTCGTAGTTTATGTTAAGGTTTCAGGTTACTCATAAATTTGGGTTTCATCTCGTTTCGTCGCATCGTGTTTCATTCCGGTGTGACTTAGTTCCAGCTCGACAATCCTACacagagtcattgtaagcgccccaaccaaactatcttctccacaatgatccgttatttctacttaATACCAGATACTAATGAGATTTCCCGTGTAGTTTCCTAAAATCTCCTTTTTATAGCAACGCCAAACACAATACAAGGAATTTtagtcgtattttgtgtttggttagggAGCTTACGAACTCGCTGtaatggactgtaaaactggcccttagAGATAATCTATAATGTGTAATCCGACACTGCGAATAGCCAATAAACTTCAATATATTCAAAAACTATATATGAATAAAGACGAGCTGTGTAATAGTTAAAGCTCTCTACTACTGGGTACAAAAAAGAAGATATGTATAGAGATTTAAATGTATTTCCTTAGTCTGTTAATTCTCACTTAActcaaaaaactaaaaaaaaaaacatgaaaactcTGTTGTAGTATTTCTTCACAACAATAAAGGGATGCAATACCATGAATATAGaatccaaaaaacaaaaaacaaaaaaaaagcaatatctCGCATCGTGTCTGGTAAATGTGAAAGCACGACAATAGTATGCAaaaggtacgagagagagagagagagaggtggtgtttGGATAGGAATAACAACCAAGATCTATATTAtatctacttttattttatttttttattttttttattcattagcATTATGGGCTGgtggtaagtggtggtggtggttgtttgacAGGTTCAGTAAAACGAGGTCTGATTTTGCACAGATTTCACCCTCGGGCTTgttgtgttgaggaggaggaggaggaggaggaggaggaggaaaggaagggaaaggaaaggtcagGTACATAAAGAGTAAAAAATATTGTTATGTACCATTGattactgcgtgtgtgtgtgtgtgtgtgtgtgtgtgtgtggcggtaatggtggtggttcaGGTTCCGTAGACTGACTGAGCAGGTGGGTTGGTTGTGTAGTGGACGGGTtgcgaagtggtggtggtggtgggcggggttctatgggcggggcggggtgagcaGCGTCCGTAGAGTGGGTGAATGGCTGGGTGGGTCCGTGGGGCGGGGTTTTCAGGGCGGGGCGTGCAGGGTCCGTAGAGTATCGCCGCCCCGCATCACAGAGGGGGCGGGTGGGTGACGGAGGTTGTGGCGGCGACGGGGCTCTGGAGCTGCCGCGGCGAGGCTCAGGATGGGTCGTGTTGGCAcctgtgggagtggtggtggtggttagtgtggaggtggtagtggtgaggatgGTAGGTAATAGCAATAGTTATAGTGGTGGCACGGCACGTATACTTGTGTGGACGGAGCGTGTTATATCACATGATCAGCGTATGTCAGgcagcgtggggggggggggggggtgaggcaggCTTGGTCAGACTTACCATGGCGtagcggagcggggcggggcgggttcCGCTGAGGGCCGCCGCGACGTGTGGTGTCAGCCGCACGTCAGGGAGACTGTGGCCGCCACCTCCCGCTGGCGGGTCAGGGCGTGGGGCGGCTTGGCGGTGCGCCGGGCCGCCCTGGGCCGCGCTGGCCACCCTGCCGAGGGCTGCTCACAGGGCGGGGGTCTCCTGTCATGGGCGTCGCGGGCGTGGCCACGACTTGCACGGGCGAGGGGAGGCGTGGGGCGGCGGGGCCTCACGGGGAGGACTCTGGGGGCTCGTCGTCAAACACCGAGTCGTGGAGGTCGTCGTGGTCCGGCAGCAGGGCGGGCGGCTCCGCCAGCTGGTCCTGCAGGTCATAGATGTAGTCGATGACAGCCTGGATCAACTCGAGGCGCGGCACTGGGCGGTCCTTGGGGCAGTGCGGCACCAGCTGCTGCAGGCGGTCCAGGTACATGAGCACCTGCGTGGCCTCGGCCCGCGTGGAGGGCTTGCCTGTCTTGCCCTCCAGCACGCCCACCACGGCCTGCAAGGGCGACGAGCAGCGTTGAGCCTTCATGGTGCGGAGCGACGCTACGAGTGGCGAGATTGTCAATGACTGGGTTCTCCGCGCCGCCCGGGTATATATAGCGGCGGGTGGCCGggtccccccccctgccccccgctCCCTGGGTGGCTGCAGgtgggcggcggccgcggcgacagCTGGGGCGACCTTCTCACGCGAGAGGCGACGCTGCGgccaggtggtggcggcggcgcggcCTCGCTGGCGGCCCTCGAGGTGGAGGCCTGACGGAGGGCCGCGGGACCCTGGCCTTGGCGGTGCCCCGGGCTGGGGGGGCAGGGACCAGGCACAGTCAGCGAGGGCATCACAGGGTCACCCCGCCCCGTCCGTCACACCcacacctccccccaccccagcACCCACCCAACAGCCGCACCCCCCGGAGTAAACAGATGTTCCCCTTtcacgcccccccgcccccctcccgtgGCGACGGGGCTCCCACACCCGCCAGGCGCTCCGCCACACCTGCACCCGTCAGCATCTGCAGCACGCCCGCGCCCACGCACACCCACCCGCACATACGctcatacatacgcacacacgccaacacacacacacacacacacacacacac
The nucleotide sequence above comes from Eriocheir sinensis breed Jianghai 21 chromosome 17, ASM2467909v1, whole genome shotgun sequence. Encoded proteins:
- the LOC126999818 gene encoding protein extra-macrochaetae-like, which translates into the protein MKAQRCSSPLQAVVGVLEGKTGKPSTRAEATQVLMYLDRLQQLVPHCPKDRPVPRLELIQAVIDYIYDLQDQLAEPPALLPDHDDLHDSVFDDEPPESSP